The sequence GCATGTCCAGTTCCCGGCGGTAATCGCTGAGCTTGCCGCTGAACATGCTGAAACGCTCGCCGTCGACGATGAGGTTGATGACCCGCCAATCGCAGATGTTCAGCATCACGTGCCGACGCTGCGGATAGCCGGGAAAGCTGACCACGTGATGATACGGCTCGTAATCATAAATGCCGTTGAGGAACATGCCCGGGTAGGCGAACTCGGCCAGGACCGGATCATCCTCCTCGTATGTGCCGCGCAAACCCATGAACCCGTTGGTCAGCGCCAGCAGGCTCTCCCAATACTGCGCCCGGTTCCGGTTGATCCGCGTCTCAGCAATGGTCCAAGGCTCGACCGGCAGCCGCGAGGGACGGCCGGCATCCAGCAAGGCGTCGATATCGATTTCGTCATAGCGGCTGATCACCTCAGGCGCGTTGGTCAGAATGTCCTTCGAGCCGACCCCCACGGCTTTCATCCGGGCGGCCAAGGCAGCCTCGATCCCGGAAAAGGCGTCCTCAAACACCAGGCAGTGAAACGGCGGAACCCCCAGACGCTCGGCGCCCAGTAGGAAAATCTCCGGATCGGGCTTCGCCCTGCTGAAGTCGTAACCCGTCACCACGGCGTCGAACAAGCGCCTCAGACCCAGCTTCTCCAGAACCGCTCCAGCGTTCTTGCTCGACGAACACAGCCCCGTCTTGATACCTCGCGCACGAAGCTTCTCGATGAACGGCACCACGCCCGGGTACAGATCGCCGTCGTTGATCGATTCGATCATCTGCTTGTAGTAGCCGTTCTTACGGGCGGCCAGCGATTCCTTTTCCGCATCGTCGATCACCACGTGGTTGTGATCAAGGATGATCTGCAGGGCGGGCATCCGCGGAATGCCGCGAAGCTGGTGGTTCAGCTCCTCATCAAACTGCCAACCCTGCTCATCGGCCAGGCGCTTCCAGGCCAAGTAGTGATACTTGTCCGTAAAAACCACGACACCGTCGAGGTCGAAAAGCACCCCACGAATGATATGCCTTATGCTCACCCGGTCATACTCCCATGGTCCGAGGTCTCCGCTTTGGGGCCAAGAATCTATCCGGAACCGCCCAAACGTGCCACCAAGCCCGCCTGATCGTGCCATCCGGAGACGGCCGGTCCAACGTGCCGTTCCCCCGCCCCCTTCGCGCGCATCCCCTGCGCCTCTCCCCCTCGCCGAGGGGGAGCCGGAGGGGGTCATTCTCTCCCCCTCACCGAGGCAGTCATTCTCTTTGGGTCTCCTACCTTCTGCCCAACCGCTCTGGCCCGCGGAAAACCGAAGGGGCTCGCAGACAGGGATCACGAGGCAGCAACGTGGCAAGGGAGCGAGACAGAAGGGCAGTGTGGCCGCAAGGCGGCGAGGCAGCAAGGAAGCAGAGCAAGCAGGCACCGCGGGTTCCAAAATAGGGACGACGCCCTCGTCAGCCTTGTTTCGTCGCCATGGCCCCAACACGCAAGATCCCGGCAAGACAACGCCCCGGCCAGGCACCTGCTCTGAACAAGGGACGGCGTCGCCCCCGCAGCACAACCGGGGCTGCTTCATAAATCAGCTCGAGGCGACAGGCACACCCATCAGTCCCAAATCGTTCTCTCCCGTGAACGTAAAACACGCTGAGGTCAAGGTTTTGGGGTTCCGTGTTTCATACGAGCGGTATCTGCGGACTTGGCCCCCAGACGCAATGCCGTCTCGCGCCGCCCTGTGCCCACTCACGTGTGGCCGGCAAGGGCTTGACAACCGCTTTGTTAGTGTTTACTATTTTCGCTTGTCTGAACGTGCCAAGTGTCGTCGTGTGGCGCGGCGGTGAGCAAGGCTGGGACTGCATGAGCGCGAAATTGGGCATCGATGTCGGCGCGGTGAGCGTAAAGGCCGCGATTCTCTTACCGAGCGATCAGGCGGAATCCGCCATGGCCGCCCTCGGCGACGGAGTCGGAGGCTTTCGCCGGTTACAGGTGCCCGCCGCCCGCACGGTACTGGTCGCCCCGTATCGGCGCACCCGCGGACGGCCTTTGGAGGCTGTGCGGCAGGTACTGCGAGAGCTGCTCGACAAACTCGGTGCCGACCGCATCGAAGCGGTAGCCCTGACCGGTTCGGGAAGCGGCTTGGTCGCCGCCGCGCTCGGGGTCCCGCGTTTCAACGAATTCCAGGCCATCGCCCGGGCCGTCGATCTGCTCCACCCGCACGTTCGCACCGTCTTCGAGATGGGCGGAGAAACCAGCAAATACATCCGACTCGTGCCGGATCCGGCCGACGGCCGATTGGGCATCGCTGACTATGGCATGAATGGCGACTGTGCCGCGGGAACCGGTGCCTTCCTGGATCAGCAGGCGTCGCGGCTTCAATACGAGGTCGAAGATATCGGCACGGTGGTCCAGGATGCCCGACGAACCGCCCAGATCGCCGGCCGGTGCAGCGTTTTTGCCAAGAGCGACATGATCCACGCCCAGCAGAAGGGCTTCGCTCCGCCCGAGGTACTCAAGGGCCTCTGCAAGGCTGTGGCCATGAACTACAAGTCCGCAGTCGTCAAAGGCAGGACGCCTGAACGCCCCGTGGCCCTCATCGGCGGCGTCTCAGCAAACACCGCTGTGGTCCACGAATTGGCCGAGGTGTTCGGCCTGAAAGACGGCGACCTGTTTGTGCCACCGGCCGCCGAGTCCATCGGCGCCATCGGTGCGGCCATCCTTGCCGGCGAAGCCTCGATCGCGGACCGCGTGGCCCTCGGCGGACGACTCTCCGAAGTCATCACCGCCGAGCCCGCGGGGCAGGATGGCCTTCCCAGACTGCCGCGGCTGACGCTTGATAAGGTGCAACTCCTGCGGGAACGCGTCAGGCCGTATGAGTTCCCGGAAAACGGCCAAGTCATCGACGCGTATTTAGGCCTCGATATCGGCTCCGTGGGAACGAAACTCGTCCTGATCGATGCCCAGGGCGAAGTGATCCACCACATTTTCACTCGGACCGAAGGGCGACCAATCGAGGTCGTAACCCGGTGCCTTCGCGAGTTGCGCGACGCCGTCGGCGACCGCGTCCGTGTTTGCGGCGTCGGTTCCACCGGTAGCGGCCGCGAGTTGATCGGCGAGCTCGTGGGCGCGGACGCCATTCATGACGAGATCACTTGCCACAAGACCGGCGCTGCCTTCATCGGAGACCGGCTCATCGGCAAACGGCCTGATACGATCTTCGAGATCGGCGGACAGGACAGCAAGTTCATCAGCCTTCAGCCCGAGGCCGGTGACTCGGCCGAGTCGGTGGTCGTCGACTTCACCATGAACGAAGCCTGCGCCGCCGGCACGGGCAGCTTCCTCGAAGAGCGGGCCGAGGAACTCGACGTCTCGATCAAAGGAGAATTCGGCCAACTGGCCCTGCAATCCAAGTCGCCAATCAAGCTGGGTGAGCGGTGCACCGTCTTCATGGAGCGGGACGTGAATACCTGCATGCACCGCGGAGCCAAACGCGAAGATATCATCGCCGGCCTGGCCTATTCGGTGGTATACAACTACATCAACCGAGTGGTCCGCGGACGAAAAATCGGCGATTGCATCTTCTTCCAGGGCGGAACGGCCTACAACGATGCCGTCGCGGCGGCCTTCAGCGCCGTGACCGGCAAGGAGATCATCGTACCCCCGCACAACGCGGTCTTGGGTGCGATCGGGGCGGCCTTGCTGGCCAAGGAGAAAACTCAGGCCGCCGGCAACGGCACTCGATTCCGCGGCTTTGATATGAACCGCGTCACTTACACGTTGCGAGAATTCACCTGCAAGGGTTGTGGCAACCACTGCGCCGTGCAGGAATTCAACGTCGAGGGCGAAAAGACCTACTGGGGCGACAAGTGCTCCGACCGCTATCGCAAGCGGGCCAAGACCGATCGCAAGCCCGTCATTCCCGACCTCCTCGCCGTGCGGCACGATCTGCTCCATGCGGACGATAACGGCGATCCTCCCCACGCAACCCTGACCATCGGCGTTCCGCTGGCGATGTACACCTTCGATCTGCTGCCGTTGTGGCGGCGCTTCTTCCGTGATTGCGGCTTCAAGGTCGTTACGTCCGAGCCGACGAACA is a genomic window of Phycisphaerae bacterium containing:
- a CDS encoding acyl-CoA dehydratase activase, whose translation is MSAKLGIDVGAVSVKAAILLPSDQAESAMAALGDGVGGFRRLQVPAARTVLVAPYRRTRGRPLEAVRQVLRELLDKLGADRIEAVALTGSGSGLVAAALGVPRFNEFQAIARAVDLLHPHVRTVFEMGGETSKYIRLVPDPADGRLGIADYGMNGDCAAGTGAFLDQQASRLQYEVEDIGTVVQDARRTAQIAGRCSVFAKSDMIHAQQKGFAPPEVLKGLCKAVAMNYKSAVVKGRTPERPVALIGGVSANTAVVHELAEVFGLKDGDLFVPPAAESIGAIGAAILAGEASIADRVALGGRLSEVITAEPAGQDGLPRLPRLTLDKVQLLRERVRPYEFPENGQVIDAYLGLDIGSVGTKLVLIDAQGEVIHHIFTRTEGRPIEVVTRCLRELRDAVGDRVRVCGVGSTGSGRELIGELVGADAIHDEITCHKTGAAFIGDRLIGKRPDTIFEIGGQDSKFISLQPEAGDSAESVVVDFTMNEACAAGTGSFLEERAEELDVSIKGEFGQLALQSKSPIKLGERCTVFMERDVNTCMHRGAKREDIIAGLAYSVVYNYINRVVRGRKIGDCIFFQGGTAYNDAVAAAFSAVTGKEIIVPPHNAVLGAIGAALLAKEKTQAAGNGTRFRGFDMNRVTYTLREFTCKGCGNHCAVQEFNVEGEKTYWGDKCSDRYRKRAKTDRKPVIPDLLAVRHDLLHADDNGDPPHATLTIGVPLAMYTFDLLPLWRRFFRDCGFKVVTSEPTNKITVKAGTDAIVAEPCFPIIVAHGHVADLVAGKVDFIWLPNIISAETKFLDNESHVCPWGQTLPFVVRQSPAFAAWQDRILCPTIRLRSDTTNLREVLLDVAVRLGARRRVAQRAYEAGINALRQFRDRYLEAGRTALETLTRSGETGMVLVGRPYNIHDPGVSLAVARKLRDNYGVNVIPIDALPVSDVDVRDINDNMYWEYGRKILAAARIVSRHPNLHIIYVTNFKCGPDSFVKGFVRSASGGKPFLTLQFDGHSNDAGMMTRCEAYLDSKGILRWWRKQQHEPTERASKDGPSISHKWPTPVPDSWPLVSVPSGSKRSPLRTPIPRP